In Epilithonimonas zeae, a single window of DNA contains:
- a CDS encoding penicillin-binding transpeptidase domain-containing protein: MIKQPNNNYEKKRSNALKWGYLFVLGAFILFVIFLTRILILQNTNVEEFENNYISKNYREATLKAARGNLFASDGSILATTVMRYDIYLDFKSMRDTIYSNNIGALTDSLSKMFDKPRSYFRAKLDAQNKKNNQYYLLAKGLDFDEYDRIREFPIFKKGKNKGGFIVERNFRRELATTQIGAGTIGADNGESKSGLEGAFSKFLTGIDGKRLEQKITSTQWKPIDYWKVQEPVDGQDVYTTLDLRIQDIAHSALENQLIKFDANHGSVVVMEVETGKIRAMVNLRRTEPGIYVDAYNYTVKDAQEPGSTFKTVSLLAAMDDGFIDENTKVNIGNGIWTYAGQRITDGHGGGTYDVSDVLAKSSNVGAAKLITAHYADKPQVFIDHLKRWKMFDKMQIELPGIAKPSIQTPQSKRWNKATLASLGYGYSSSFPLLQLVAFYNGVANKGKMVKPLFIDKIMKDGKVLYEAKPEIMVKKMASDKAITMMTNALTKAVEKGTAKSIYTPNLKIAGKTGTARFEYWKAGPMKYQASFAGFYPADNPKYTCIVVVNQPDVSKGFYGGTVSAPVFKEIAGKTFLKTPLNVEKDLLVEHKVNLNKMTAPNVKVNVTRDSMPNLIGMIGKNVIPQLENLGYRVDYKGVGKITGQFPAEGANIGKNQKIYLNLQN, translated from the coding sequence ATGATAAAGCAACCAAATAACAATTACGAAAAAAAGCGTTCCAATGCGTTGAAGTGGGGCTACCTTTTTGTATTGGGAGCTTTCATTTTGTTTGTCATTTTTTTAACGAGAATTCTCATTCTTCAGAATACCAATGTTGAAGAATTCGAAAATAATTACATCAGCAAAAACTACCGCGAAGCAACTTTAAAGGCTGCTCGTGGAAACCTTTTCGCTTCCGATGGCTCTATCTTGGCGACAACGGTGATGCGTTATGATATCTATCTGGATTTCAAATCGATGAGAGATACAATCTATTCCAATAATATTGGTGCTTTGACAGATTCTCTCAGTAAAATGTTCGATAAACCAAGAAGTTACTTCCGAGCAAAACTGGATGCACAGAACAAAAAAAATAATCAATATTATCTTTTGGCAAAAGGTCTTGATTTCGATGAATACGATAGGATTCGAGAATTCCCTATTTTCAAAAAAGGTAAAAACAAAGGCGGTTTCATCGTAGAAAGAAATTTCCGAAGAGAATTGGCAACAACTCAAATCGGAGCTGGAACAATCGGAGCTGATAACGGCGAATCAAAATCTGGTTTGGAAGGCGCTTTCAGCAAATTCTTAACAGGGATTGATGGGAAACGTTTGGAACAGAAAATTACTTCTACACAATGGAAGCCAATCGATTATTGGAAAGTTCAGGAGCCTGTTGATGGACAGGATGTTTATACAACTTTGGATTTGAGAATTCAGGATATTGCACATTCAGCTCTGGAAAATCAATTAATCAAATTCGATGCAAACCACGGAAGCGTTGTTGTTATGGAAGTTGAAACGGGAAAAATCCGTGCAATGGTCAACCTTAGAAGAACCGAACCGGGAATCTATGTGGATGCTTACAATTATACTGTGAAAGATGCTCAGGAACCAGGTTCTACATTCAAAACCGTTTCTCTTTTGGCGGCGATGGATGATGGTTTTATTGATGAAAATACGAAAGTCAACATCGGAAACGGAATCTGGACTTACGCAGGACAAAGAATTACAGACGGTCACGGTGGAGGAACTTATGATGTTAGCGATGTTTTAGCGAAATCAAGTAACGTTGGAGCTGCAAAATTAATTACAGCACATTACGCTGATAAACCTCAGGTTTTCATAGACCACTTGAAACGTTGGAAAATGTTCGATAAAATGCAGATTGAACTTCCAGGAATTGCAAAACCTTCGATTCAAACACCTCAAAGCAAACGTTGGAACAAAGCGACTTTGGCTTCATTAGGTTATGGATATTCATCAAGTTTTCCATTGTTGCAATTGGTGGCTTTCTATAACGGAGTTGCGAACAAAGGTAAAATGGTAAAACCGCTTTTCATTGATAAAATAATGAAAGATGGAAAAGTTCTTTACGAAGCGAAACCTGAAATTATGGTCAAAAAAATGGCTTCAGATAAGGCCATTACAATGATGACCAATGCTTTGACAAAAGCGGTTGAAAAAGGAACGGCAAAGAGTATCTATACTCCGAATCTTAAAATTGCGGGTAAAACCGGAACTGCAAGATTCGAATATTGGAAAGCTGGACCAATGAAGTATCAGGCGTCATTTGCAGGATTTTATCCGGCTGATAATCCGAAATATACGTGTATTGTAGTTGTGAATCAGCCAGATGTATCAAAAGGGTTTTACGGAGGAACGGTTTCAGCACCTGTTTTTAAAGAAATTGCAGGAAAAACATTCCTGAAAACACCTCTGAATGTTGAGAAAGACCTTTTGGTTGAGCATAAAGTTAACCTTAATAAAATGACTGCACCAAATGTAAAGGTGAATGTCACAAGAGATTCGATGCCGAATTTGATTGGGATGATTGGAAAAAATGTGATCCCACAACTTGAAAATTTAGGTTACAGAGTAGATTACAAAGGTGTTGGAAAAATCACAGGACAATTTCCAGCGGAAGGTGCAAACATTGGAAAGAACCAAAAGATTTATCTTAATCTTCAGAATTAA